The stretch of DNA CATAAAATACTGCTGTAATCTCAGATCGGTGCTTGTGGAACCGGAAACCGGTGGCGGCAGCATCACATGCGAGTCGGTGTtgtggcagcaggaggaggagcggcgggcTCGGGGACGTCGTCCGGCTCCGGCTGCTCCTGGTCGCGGTCCCCGCACACGGCGGCCCTGCAGGTGCGGTGGGCCTCGGCCAGCTTCCGCATGAGGAGCCCCGGCTCAGGACCGGTGCGCAGGGCCACCAGGTCGTACGCCATCCAGGTCAGCTGCACTGCAGGTGGACGGACAGACACGGGACGACGTCGCAGACAAGTTATTCGACAAGAAAAAGTCACGACGTCACACATTGACGTTACACAGCACAATACATAATACAATACAGCacaatacatatacatgtatatatatatatatatatatatatatatatatatatatatatatatatatatatatagacagcTACACACCTGATATGTTTTCAGCGTCCTCAATCATTCGCTCCAGATATTTGTTCAGCTCCAACATGTCGACCGCGTCGTCCCGAGGACGCTCGGGGGGCGAGGACGAGTCCATCTAGATGAAAAACACTCGGGCTAACGAGCGCCGGCTAACGAGCGCTAGCTAACGTTGCACCCAGCCGCTGCTTGTCTGACGGTGGCACAGGTAAATGTTTGTTAGCCGGAGAGAGATTATGTAAACTCTTCTACTCGTCACGTCTTCAAcggttaacttttttttattttttatttttttttgtaaatgtacaaaCTACAGTTTTGATGAACCGCCAACGCGGTGAAAAGCCTTTGTTTAATTCAAACGTTTGGCAAACTTACGTTACAACGCTTTTTCTCCCGAGAGACGAAAACAGACGCGTCACTGGAGTTGGGAGTTCTCGCGTTAACtcagacggagaaaaaaaagaaaaacacgacGCTTTGCGCGTTTTCAATTTATACTCTGATGACGTCACGCGCCGCGATCGTCCGGATCATTTTTCTCATGCGCAGCCTTCTTCCATAAAGCTGCCTGCACTCATTCACAGCTGGGAAAAGCTAAATATTATTCtcaaaaatgattatttaaGTTATCAGTTAACTACTGCATAGCTTGTCAAATTCTGGAAGAATATAATTTTACATAAttcaagatcttttttttttttaaagcctgttGCTCCGGTTCCTGCACTTCATTGCTTCTATGATATAACTCCTGCTAAACCTGGTTTAAAGGTAAAAATAATAGTTCCATAACtgcatatttccattttttaattGTCTACCATAAGCTTGTTCTGACCAAACAACActccaaaaccaaaatatatttaatttcttatcATGAGACAAAGAATCAACTTGTTGAATGTTAGAAACAGTTTCCATTTTGTGCTCGATCATCAAGATatccaaataaatgaatgaaaaatattcactgCAGGAGATGGTTGTTCACCTTCAGGGTGACTAAGCTGTTTGTTACAGCAGGGCTGACATGCAAGAAGTCAAAGTTATTCAAATGTACAATCTAAATCAgccaaataaatacacatttcatttcattctctttaaaaatgcatcataatccctttttttaaaattacatgtGACTGCTCTTTATTAATGTTGGAGTAACAGCTATAGTGGAACATTATTTGATTGAGGGTGAACAAAAACCTGTGTAGAAACTGAAAGAGCTgacagcaggggaaaaaaaagagagagttcACCTGAGACAACAGCCAATCAAACGAGGTGGGGCGTTTCCAGGGAAACAGATAAAGCCGGTGTGACAGGTGACATCTTGACATAAACCAAGGGCAAACAGACGAGAAAGGGGTTGGGAGGAGTGGCCTACAACTTGGAAGCCTAGAGACCATCATTTGGATCAACTCACTTTCAAATACCCACAGAGGACTGAACAAGACTTTTTCGGGGGCCTGACAGAGTTGCCACCACAGAGTTGCTATCAAAAGGAAGGACAACCACAGCTAAAGCATTCAGAGTAGAAACTGAAGGGTGAGAAGAAACTTGACAATGTCTTCTTTCGAGACCCAGGGCCAGTCTCCTCCACGCTGTGGCCCGCAGTTCCCCAGCCTCGGACAGGAGCCCCCTGAGCTCAGCATGTACAGCGACTGCTACTACCCTCCTCCCTCGCTGCCGAGTCCTCAGCGCACCACTCCGACCACCTACGACCTGGGCGACTACACCACTTCCTCGCCAAACCCTTACCTCTGGTTCAACGGCTCGGGGATCAACACCCCGCCGTACCTGGCTACCACGGGTCCGTCTGGTAACCCGGGCCCCCCCTTTGTCCCTCAGCACTACGGCATGCAAAGGCCTTACCTGggtccagcagcagccgggGGCCCGGGAGGGGAACTGAGCTGGTTCTCTCTGCCCTCGCAAGAAGACCTGATGAAGCTGGTCCGACCCCCTTACTCTTACTCCGCTCTCATTGCCATGGCCATCCACGGAGCGCCCGACAGGAGACTGACATTGAGTCAGATTTACCAGTACGTCGCCGACAACTTCCCTTTCTACAACAAGAGTAAAGCGGGTTGGCAGAATTCCATCAGACACAACCTGTCCCTCAATGACTGCTTCAAAAAAGTACCCAGAGATGAGGATGATCCAGGTAAAAATCTAAttatcttttatatatatatatatatatatatatatatatatatatatatatatatatatatatcactctattttgaatatttctccCTTACACAGAAAGTCTTACATGATTAATCCACTTAACATCCATTTGATTATAGTTCTGTTGTTTCCATGGTGTGTTGAATATTGGTTAACTGTTAATCACATTTTATCAATTTAAATTATCCTCTCTGATATCACAGGAAAGGGCAACTACTGGACACTTGATCCAAACTGTGAAAAGATGTTCGACAACGGAAACTTCCGccgcaaaagaaagagaaagtccGATTCCCTCTCCGGTGGTGATGGCAGTTCAGGTGCTCCAGAGTCGGGTGACAGTGAGAGGGGCAGCCCCAAACTCTCTGGAAACACTGCCCTTAACATCTCCCCCTCTCCGGACAGGATCCCCTCCCCTTCATCCACAGGCCCAGCGCCGTGTCTGAGCAGCTTCTTGTCTGAGATGTCTGGCGTGGCGTCTGGAGCCGCTAATGAGGTGGGAGGCGATGGGTTAAGCAGGCCGCTGCATATTAACCTTCCTTTAGATGGGCCTCATAGACCCGCTCAGCCTGGAAGCTTTAGTAGCTACTCCCCCAACCCAGAGTGGGTACCACAAGTGCCGGCTCCCCCTGTGCTCTCCTCTTCACCCACCCACTCTTCCCTGGGGTACACCAGCCCCATCCTCAGCCAGTACAGTGTCTCCAATGGGCATTTCTACCCTACACTGGGCTCGACAGGGATCATCTATCATCGCGAGGGCACAGAGGTTTAACAAGACAATAAGGTGGATAAAAGTTTGAGAAGACTCTTGATGGGAAATTATACCTGTTGGGTTACTTGTGTATTTAGAGAGGATCTGTTGTGAAAGacaatatgcacacacacacacaaacacaaacagtcagagTATGTTTGCGCTGACTGAGACACCTGAGATCACTACAGCGTGTGACAGCAGAGTAAAAAGGCTCTGATTCTCACAGGAACAGCCGAGTCAGCCGCAGCGGACGACATGTGTCCCTCCCTGAAACCACCGTCAGCCTCTCTATCAGATCCTCAGTCAGCTTTTATTCAATCCTAAACTGGTCTCTATCAGATCTGACTCATTATCAACAGATTCCCGGTCTGATCTGCTGACACCAGGCCATTCCACACTGCTATCTGGGATTCTCTGATGGTATCTCACATGCAATGCTCGAGCAGCACATTCAGAGGGGTAGTTAAATTACAACGTCACTGGTTTTTATCTAGCAA from Scophthalmus maximus strain ysfricsl-2021 chromosome 9, ASM2237912v1, whole genome shotgun sequence encodes:
- the syce3 gene encoding synaptonemal complex central element protein 3 isoform X1, whose amino-acid sequence is MDSSSPPERPRDDAVDMLELNKYLERMIEDAENISVQLTWMAYDLVALRTGPEPGLLMRKLAEAHRTCRAAVCGDRDQEQPEPDDVPEPAAPPPAATTPTRM
- the foxi3b gene encoding forkhead box protein I3b, coding for MSSFETQGQSPPRCGPQFPSLGQEPPELSMYSDCYYPPPSLPSPQRTTPTTYDLGDYTTSSPNPYLWFNGSGINTPPYLATTGPSGNPGPPFVPQHYGMQRPYLGPAAAGGPGGELSWFSLPSQEDLMKLVRPPYSYSALIAMAIHGAPDRRLTLSQIYQYVADNFPFYNKSKAGWQNSIRHNLSLNDCFKKVPRDEDDPGKGNYWTLDPNCEKMFDNGNFRRKRKRKSDSLSGGDGSSGAPESGDSERGSPKLSGNTALNISPSPDRIPSPSSTGPAPCLSSFLSEMSGVASGAANEVGGDGLSRPLHINLPLDGPHRPAQPGSFSSYSPNPEWVPQVPAPPVLSSSPTHSSLGYTSPILSQYSVSNGHFYPTLGSTGIIYHREGTEV